In the Deinococcus aerolatus genome, one interval contains:
- a CDS encoding MFS transporter: protein MALVFAQQGYSAVQYGQVMSINGVMIILLGLPPGHSISTPGHPRWQALLGADFLIHAAAQTFAVHVLAVAVWTLGEILAYSISKTIISELAASGQRGTYIGIVGSMSGLATLIAPLLGGVLLARLGAAPMWLVVAGLGFAAAIVFLKLEGRVTQRRAEILALGD, encoded by the coding sequence CTGGCCCTGGTCTTCGCACAGCAGGGCTACAGCGCGGTGCAATACGGACAGGTCATGAGCATCAACGGCGTGATGATTATCCTGCTGGGCTTGCCGCCAGGCCACTCCATCAGCACTCCGGGCCATCCCCGTTGGCAGGCGCTGCTGGGTGCGGATTTCCTGATCCACGCCGCCGCACAGACCTTCGCAGTGCATGTGCTGGCCGTGGCCGTCTGGACGCTGGGAGAAATTTTGGCCTACAGCATCAGCAAGACGATCATCAGCGAGTTGGCCGCGTCAGGCCAGCGCGGCACCTACATCGGGATCGTCGGCAGCATGAGCGGTCTGGCCACCCTGATCGCGCCCCTGCTCGGCGGCGTGCTGCTGGCCCGGTTGGGCGCGGCACCAATGTGGCTCGTGGTGGCTGGGTTAGGCTTTGCCGCCGCCATCGTCTTTCTGAAGTTGGAAGGTCGTGTCACGCAGAGACGAGCCGAGATCCTGGCCCTGGGTGACTGA
- a CDS encoding DUF790 family protein — protein MLPTELLMFRIKAGLFEPRRLKPTTNNLKLAETLIAVFGAHVGKRRADLNEELRDLEAGRSDYRVVRGLAHLLTQRGEFEAGGGLAPAAVREKVFALAQDGPPSRQRTNTVLEQAARALSTEAALNPHDIATALYADLPDQQTLIAFDPLEPLQLIQRWDLAQAQGALYRAFQLVITARRNEPARYKQLLKYLKFFGLMVTVEGDANYGFTLTLDGPTSLFSSNTRYGLAMAKFLPALLHVTKWDLSAALKPRRDLAWVDPKDDEWSFQLTSEDGYVSHYKAPEEHDSALESGFAERFAKLDTPWQLEREVDLVSVPGGVILPDFRLVHGERSVLVEIVGYWRPEYLKKKFALLKKSGRTDLIVCVSERLNLEKAGVNPSEFGDRLVWFKGVLNPKDVLAVAERTAVTT, from the coding sequence ATGCTCCCGACTGAGCTGCTGATGTTCCGGATCAAGGCGGGGCTCTTCGAGCCCCGCCGCCTGAAGCCCACCACCAACAATCTCAAGCTGGCCGAGACTCTGATTGCCGTCTTCGGGGCCCATGTCGGCAAGCGGCGTGCGGACCTCAATGAGGAGCTGCGGGACCTGGAGGCGGGCCGCTCGGATTACCGGGTGGTGCGCGGTCTGGCCCACCTGCTCACCCAGCGTGGGGAATTCGAGGCCGGGGGTGGCCTGGCCCCGGCCGCGGTGCGCGAGAAGGTCTTTGCGCTGGCGCAGGACGGACCCCCCAGCCGCCAGCGGACGAACACCGTTCTGGAACAGGCCGCCCGCGCCCTGTCCACCGAGGCTGCGCTGAACCCGCACGACATCGCAACCGCCCTGTATGCCGACTTACCGGACCAGCAGACGTTGATCGCGTTTGACCCCCTGGAGCCGCTGCAACTCATCCAGCGCTGGGATCTCGCACAGGCCCAGGGCGCGCTGTACCGCGCCTTCCAGCTGGTGATCACCGCCCGGCGCAACGAACCCGCCCGCTACAAGCAACTGCTGAAATACCTCAAGTTCTTCGGGCTGATGGTGACGGTGGAAGGGGACGCCAACTACGGCTTCACCCTGACCCTGGACGGCCCGACGTCATTGTTCTCCAGCAACACGCGCTACGGCCTGGCGATGGCTAAATTCCTGCCTGCCCTCCTCCACGTCACCAAGTGGGACCTGAGCGCCGCCCTCAAGCCCCGCCGGGATCTGGCCTGGGTGGACCCCAAGGACGACGAATGGTCTTTCCAGCTCACCAGCGAGGACGGTTACGTCAGCCACTACAAGGCCCCCGAGGAACACGACAGTGCCCTGGAGTCAGGTTTCGCCGAGCGTTTCGCGAAGCTGGACACGCCCTGGCAACTCGAACGCGAGGTGGACCTGGTCTCAGTCCCGGGCGGCGTGATCCTCCCCGATTTCCGGCTGGTCCACGGGGAACGCAGCGTGCTTGTCGAGATCGTGGGGTACTGGCGGCCCGAGTATTTGAAGAAGAAGTTCGCTTTGCTCAAAAAGTCGGGCCGGACCGATCTGATCGTCTGCGTCTCCGAGCGGCTCAATCTGGAGAAGGCGGGCGTGAACCCCAGTGAGTTCGGGGACCGCCTGGTCTGGTTCAAGGGCGTCTTGAATCCGAAAGATGTGCTGGCCGTGGCGGAGCGAACCGCCGTGACCACCTGA
- a CDS encoding DEAD/DEAH box helicase family protein produces the protein MTAPLRLDRGTLVMKAVPEVVAELFTWDARSQNHRARGQDYREIVERLRAAGLTFKDEAADFQKLDLGFAREISPYAHQTETLKAWKAAGRRGVAELPTGSGKTLVAQLALRDTPRSALICVPTLDLLQQWYSGLLAAFPDVNVGLLGGGSHDDTPILVSTYDSAVIHAEDLAGKYALLICDECHHLPSDFTRVIAEMSLAPYRLGLSATLKRSDGRERDLETLLGPVVYSCSPEDLAGTTLADYREIIIKVRLSHAEQDRYHTLIRQRNDFLRLNSIKLGSLDGWKQFIMASGSPQGRAAMLAHREARSLAYGTEGKLRVLEEILVNHPNERTLIFTDDNATVYRISREFLIPSITHQTPTKERHSTLERFRDGSYRILVTSRVLNEGVDVPEASVGVMLSGTATEREYIQRLGRILRKARGKKATLYEVITEGTSEERVSQQRKGQWQPQGTPSWESINAPD, from the coding sequence ATGACTGCGCCGCTGCGCCTCGACCGGGGCACCCTGGTGATGAAGGCGGTGCCGGAGGTGGTGGCCGAGCTGTTCACCTGGGACGCCAGGAGTCAGAACCACCGTGCCCGGGGCCAGGACTACCGCGAGATCGTCGAGCGGCTGCGGGCCGCGGGACTGACCTTCAAGGACGAGGCGGCCGATTTCCAGAAGCTGGATCTGGGCTTTGCCCGCGAGATCAGCCCCTACGCCCACCAGACGGAGACCTTGAAAGCCTGGAAGGCTGCGGGACGGAGAGGGGTTGCCGAGTTGCCCACGGGCTCGGGCAAGACTCTGGTGGCCCAGCTGGCGTTGAGGGACACGCCCCGCAGTGCGTTGATCTGCGTGCCAACGCTGGACCTGCTGCAGCAGTGGTACTCAGGCCTCCTGGCGGCCTTCCCGGATGTCAATGTCGGCCTGCTGGGCGGCGGCAGCCACGACGACACGCCGATCCTCGTATCTACCTACGACTCGGCCGTCATTCACGCTGAGGACTTGGCAGGCAAATACGCGCTGCTGATCTGCGACGAGTGCCACCACCTGCCTTCTGACTTCACCCGCGTCATCGCGGAGATGAGCCTGGCTCCGTACCGCCTGGGACTCAGCGCCACACTGAAACGCAGTGATGGGCGGGAACGTGACCTCGAGACCCTGCTGGGCCCGGTGGTGTATTCCTGCAGTCCCGAAGATCTTGCGGGCACCACCCTAGCCGACTACCGCGAAATCATCATCAAGGTCCGGCTCAGCCACGCTGAGCAGGACCGCTACCACACCTTGATCCGGCAGCGGAATGACTTCCTGCGCCTGAACAGCATCAAGCTGGGTTCTCTGGACGGCTGGAAGCAGTTCATTATGGCCAGCGGCTCTCCGCAGGGGCGGGCCGCCATGCTGGCCCACCGCGAGGCCCGCTCCCTAGCGTACGGCACCGAAGGGAAACTCCGGGTCCTGGAAGAGATTCTGGTCAACCACCCGAACGAGCGCACGCTGATCTTCACCGACGACAATGCCACGGTGTACCGGATCAGCCGTGAGTTCCTGATTCCGAGCATTACGCACCAGACCCCGACGAAAGAGCGGCACAGCACACTCGAGCGCTTCCGGGACGGCTCGTACCGCATCCTGGTGACCAGCCGGGTCCTGAACGAGGGCGTGGATGTGCCGGAGGCGAGTGTCGGGGTGATGCTTTCGGGCACCGCCACCGAGCGCGAGTACATCCAGCGTCTGGGGCGGATCCTTCGCAAAGCGAGGGGCAAGAAGGCCACCCTGTACGAGGTGATCACCGAGGGCACCAGCGAAGAACGCGTCAGTCAGCAGAGAAAGGGACAATGGCAGCCGCAGGGGACTCCATCCTGGGAGAGCATCAATGCTCCCGACTGA
- a CDS encoding excalibur calcium-binding domain-containing protein codes for MRRLLLLAALLGGGALAQTALPGVLTLRFLDVGQGDAVLITAPEGQSLLYDGGRSEKRMTELLTQYGVKSLAVVAASHGDADHITGLIPAVQRFKPKFFLNNGIAATTQTFGKLTASVKAAGTQGLLASDRVINLGSVKVTVLPPPPSMPRGDQNLNSVGLLVEYGTFRALMTGDSETAETQGWLKTYPASKLGPIDVYKSIHHGARNGDSSAWLKAVRPRNVVIGVGPNNYGHPTSEALALYKGVGAAIYRTDLNGTVTVTVQPGGKYTLNTEKGTGTTPQTRPGAATPVSPVPRAPTPIPTLPPSSVTYPNCAAVRAAGKAPLLIGQPGYSRKLDRDGDGRACE; via the coding sequence GTGAGGCGCCTCCTCTTGCTGGCGGCGCTGCTGGGCGGAGGCGCTCTGGCCCAGACCGCCTTGCCCGGCGTGCTCACCCTCCGTTTTCTGGATGTCGGCCAGGGGGACGCGGTGCTGATCACCGCCCCTGAAGGCCAGAGCCTGCTGTACGACGGCGGGCGCAGCGAGAAACGCATGACGGAGCTGCTGACTCAGTACGGCGTCAAGAGTCTTGCGGTGGTGGCAGCCAGCCACGGCGACGCGGACCACATCACAGGACTGATCCCGGCGGTCCAGCGCTTCAAGCCGAAGTTCTTCCTGAATAACGGCATCGCGGCGACGACCCAGACCTTCGGCAAGCTGACGGCATCGGTCAAGGCCGCGGGCACCCAGGGTCTGCTGGCCAGTGACCGGGTGATCAACCTCGGCAGCGTGAAGGTGACTGTCCTGCCCCCGCCGCCCAGCATGCCCAGAGGCGATCAGAACCTCAACAGCGTCGGCCTGCTCGTCGAGTACGGCACGTTCCGGGCGCTCATGACAGGCGACAGCGAAACAGCGGAGACTCAGGGCTGGCTGAAGACGTACCCGGCATCAAAACTCGGCCCCATCGACGTGTATAAATCCATTCACCATGGGGCGAGGAACGGGGACAGCTCCGCGTGGCTCAAGGCCGTGCGCCCCCGCAACGTCGTGATCGGCGTTGGCCCCAACAACTACGGCCATCCCACCTCGGAAGCGCTGGCGCTGTACAAGGGCGTGGGCGCAGCCATCTACCGCACGGATCTGAACGGCACGGTGACGGTCACCGTGCAGCCCGGTGGAAAGTACACCTTGAACACCGAGAAGGGCACCGGGACAACTCCCCAGACCCGCCCAGGTGCAGCGACACCTGTATCGCCTGTGCCCCGGGCGCCCACCCCCATTCCCACGCTGCCGCCCAGTTCCGTGACGTATCCGAACTGCGCGGCGGTGCGAGCGGCTGGCAAAGCGCCACTCCTGATCGGCCAGCCCGGCTACAGCCGCAAGCTGGACCGCGATGGGGACGGCCGCGCCTGCGAGTGA
- a CDS encoding DUF3006 domain-containing protein has protein sequence MSPEQRNEDPGISYVTVDGIEGKMARVELPDGTTEDWRLASLPKGVKEGDVVRLDVQGGDVNLKVDHEETDRRHALGQRTLDGLNVRTPDGDLEL, from the coding sequence ATGTCACCTGAGCAGCGTAACGAGGACCCTGGCATCAGCTACGTCACCGTTGACGGCATCGAGGGGAAGATGGCGCGGGTGGAACTGCCGGACGGCACCACCGAGGACTGGCGCCTGGCAAGTCTGCCCAAAGGGGTCAAGGAAGGCGACGTCGTCCGCCTCGACGTTCAGGGCGGCGACGTGAACCTCAAGGTGGACCACGAGGAGACGGACCGACGTCATGCCCTGGGCCAGCGGACGCTCGACGGCCTGAATGTCAGAACTCCTGATGGAGACCTGGAGCTGTGA
- a CDS encoding nuclease-related domain-containing protein has translation MIVKEHQAPPTSDKFQRAGDDAERQMAFYLRRAYGSDPDVHVFHNLRFEKGEDAAQIDHLILHRSGAVIVESKSVTSAVRINEREEWSRQWNGRWTGMPSPVLQARRQADFLRSLLEAHREELLGKFLFGFKQKSFRAFVIDVVVAISDQGVVQHDGKLSDVRKADQVPDRVRELIADHVQLAKVFSKDPRSDTWGVTVTPEELVRVSAFLRARDTPRRQQGRPTSPAPATPLSPAQVAPTGRHVAPAPEVFPAKVVSVDASPLSTAVAASNLSAVTCRHCQGTGVEVAYGKYGYYVKCLECEGNTRIQLTCPTCEGKAKLRKAGAEFFAECAECQTSSLYHRNQPVSRV, from the coding sequence ATGATTGTCAAAGAGCATCAGGCGCCGCCCACCAGTGACAAGTTCCAGCGCGCCGGGGACGACGCAGAGAGGCAGATGGCGTTCTACCTGCGCCGCGCCTACGGCAGTGACCCCGACGTGCATGTGTTTCACAACCTCCGCTTCGAGAAGGGTGAAGACGCCGCCCAGATCGATCACCTGATCCTCCACCGCAGCGGCGCCGTCATCGTCGAGAGCAAGAGCGTCACCAGCGCCGTGCGGATCAACGAGAGAGAGGAGTGGTCCCGGCAGTGGAACGGCCGCTGGACAGGCATGCCCTCTCCGGTCTTGCAGGCCAGACGCCAGGCTGATTTCCTGCGCTCCCTGCTGGAGGCCCACCGGGAGGAGTTGCTCGGCAAGTTTCTCTTCGGGTTCAAGCAGAAGAGCTTCCGGGCTTTTGTCATTGACGTGGTGGTGGCCATCAGTGACCAGGGCGTCGTGCAGCATGACGGGAAGCTGTCGGATGTGCGCAAGGCGGACCAAGTGCCTGACCGGGTGAGAGAGCTCATAGCAGACCACGTTCAGCTGGCCAAGGTCTTCAGCAAGGATCCTCGGTCGGACACCTGGGGAGTCACGGTCACGCCAGAAGAGCTTGTCCGTGTCAGCGCATTTTTAAGGGCCAGGGACACGCCCCGTCGTCAACAGGGGAGACCAACCTCCCCGGCGCCAGCCACCCCTCTCTCACCTGCGCAGGTGGCCCCCACGGGGAGACATGTGGCCCCGGCACCGGAGGTTTTCCCTGCAAAGGTGGTCAGCGTCGATGCTTCTCCACTATCCACAGCGGTGGCTGCATCCAATCTATCGGCCGTCACCTGCCGACATTGCCAGGGCACAGGTGTCGAGGTGGCCTACGGCAAATATGGGTACTACGTCAAATGTCTCGAGTGTGAGGGCAACACGCGGATTCAACTGACCTGCCCGACGTGCGAGGGGAAGGCCAAACTTCGCAAGGCGGGGGCCGAGTTCTTCGCAGAGTGCGCGGAATGTCAGACCAGCTCCCTCTATCACCGGAACCAGCCTGTTAGTCGTGTTTGA